The proteins below are encoded in one region of Bdellovibrio bacteriovorus:
- a CDS encoding LysM peptidoglycan-binding domain-containing protein, producing the protein MRRLLTLSLVLAFVAGCAHKGSNTGNGGAAGTQSGDGEIKDIGSFRLSDPEGPKVVDQELESIPTEVNPLVEKWIAYFQGRGRPHMERYLARSTRYEKLMKKVLRDNGLPEDLFYIALIESGFSSKATSHASAVGYWQFIRGTGKRYGLDINAFVDERRDPVFATQAAAEYFKGLYSVFGSWYLAMASYNVGENRVKREVMNHYTRDFWELARKKRLPKETINYVPKFIAAKLIAKEPDKYGFGEIDYLPPIEFDHITVNKPINLRAMADKLNLNYEDFKALNPKYKGEVAPVKGSELVLRIPPGTSEQALIAANESVVSSVQFVADSGDTQVYRIRRGDTLSTVARRYRTTVAYLRDLNDLPRRKPLRVGMRIQVPDRTPLRERSTSTMLAKKSKTETRSVSVSTDGRYYIVQQGDSLFTIARKYSTSVSELQRLNQIKRGRTLKVGMKLRVPTPDSSSARETTKSVAKAKSKVHVVRRGENLVGIAERYNVSMTDIKEKNKIRNPSSLMVGARILIPVAEANQ; encoded by the coding sequence ATGAGGAGACTTTTAACATTGAGTTTGGTTCTGGCCTTTGTGGCGGGATGTGCGCATAAGGGCAGCAACACTGGAAACGGTGGAGCCGCAGGAACCCAGTCTGGTGACGGTGAAATTAAAGATATCGGTTCATTCCGTCTATCAGATCCCGAAGGCCCTAAAGTGGTCGACCAAGAATTGGAATCCATCCCAACGGAAGTCAATCCGCTGGTTGAAAAATGGATTGCTTACTTCCAGGGACGTGGACGTCCTCACATGGAAAGATATTTAGCCCGTTCTACTCGCTACGAAAAACTCATGAAAAAAGTTTTGCGCGATAACGGTCTTCCTGAAGATCTTTTCTATATCGCTTTGATCGAATCCGGTTTTAGTTCCAAAGCCACTTCTCATGCTTCTGCTGTTGGTTACTGGCAGTTCATTCGTGGAACAGGGAAGCGCTACGGTCTTGATATCAACGCGTTTGTTGATGAAAGACGTGACCCTGTCTTCGCCACTCAAGCGGCGGCAGAATACTTCAAAGGTCTTTATAGTGTATTCGGTTCTTGGTACTTGGCGATGGCTTCGTACAACGTCGGTGAAAACCGCGTAAAACGTGAAGTGATGAATCACTACACACGTGACTTCTGGGAACTGGCTCGCAAAAAAAGACTTCCTAAAGAAACAATCAACTATGTTCCAAAATTCATCGCCGCGAAGTTGATCGCAAAAGAGCCAGATAAATATGGTTTCGGCGAGATCGATTATCTTCCACCTATCGAGTTTGATCACATCACAGTGAATAAACCTATCAACCTTCGAGCGATGGCTGATAAGTTGAACCTGAACTACGAAGACTTTAAAGCTTTGAATCCAAAGTATAAAGGTGAAGTGGCTCCGGTAAAAGGATCTGAACTTGTTCTTCGTATTCCTCCTGGAACTTCCGAGCAAGCCTTGATTGCTGCAAATGAAAGCGTTGTTTCTAGCGTGCAGTTCGTTGCGGATTCTGGTGATACCCAAGTTTACCGTATCCGTCGGGGAGATACTTTGAGCACGGTGGCTCGTCGTTACCGTACGACAGTGGCTTATCTTCGTGATTTGAATGATCTTCCTCGTCGTAAACCATTGCGCGTCGGTATGAGAATCCAAGTTCCAGACCGTACGCCACTGAGAGAGCGTTCAACTTCAACGATGTTGGCGAAAAAATCTAAAACAGAAACTCGCAGTGTGAGTGTAAGTACCGATGGACGTTATTACATCGTTCAGCAAGGGGACTCTTTGTTCACGATTGCGCGTAAATACTCAACAAGCGTGTCTGAACTTCAGCGTTTAAATCAAATCAAACGCGGTCGTACTTTGAAGGTCGGCATGAAGTTGCGTGTGCCGACTCCTGACAGCTCTTCGGCTCGTGAAACAACGAAGTCGGTTGCAAAAGCGAAGTCAAAAGTTCACGTTGTTAGAAGAGGCGAAAACCTAGTGGGTATCGCGGAACGCTACAATGTTTCTATGACCGATATTAAAGAAAAAAATAAAATCCGCAATCCATCGTCTTTGATGGTGGGTGCAAGAATTCTGATTCCGGTAGCGGAAGCAAATCAATAA
- a CDS encoding transglycosylase SLT domain-containing protein, producing the protein MKKATFLSVLLCSSSVLAQVQKVDVLKDLSAKKSVDLYQSSDRKQKLSPLSQLKDYEIHLKWSECSRLAPSVFSAQKELRGWVAQSWLHCLTQEQKKKPNFATVEKALTAMSAHKNLFQEGPWADQVAENWVSLRLSYLTDQVEKKNQKAGPQLEDLLGGGLKLNKEQKSLIFQLLADLAMLKVNYTEAQFLYEEAQDQKDSKYLQEKIEFLLKAKGDLTEKAPTLAGSEVLTEEVKIEERLRQSLKQNDSISALKDAVLILNQYPGSRSAKRLKDKPLEIYNSLSEKLAKIKALDEMEEADGTRLIEWAQFLHRRGDFSGSMSLAQKALQKNPGATQSTSALWIVGRSAHFLGQYDRALETYNSLMSYHNGSDEAAEAMFRSALIHFRRKDYSSASALLEKLLLQNRDRYDLNAQHWLVRSLQETNPERAKQAAAELIEKYPFSYYGLRLKAEAQNGKLTWPEFKDKAPKLQSELFLAGPQRKMWQRFKTLSDAGWLIEAQTELEGLPFIKDPTLKMALAEKLSERRQYMTAIRFVGSAMDADPRLRREQFVKLGYPQVYASLYQAEAERYGIHINLLRSLTRQESAFNLQAVSTSNALGLMQMIPPTAQEVSKKLGMKVELPEDMFRPEVNIPMGSFYISQMLDQFERNVPFALAAYNAGPHRLKTWMEGRTEITELVSQSAGSVRDEIWFDELPWTETSFYVKAILRNILLYSLVEDGSFTLKPVLWQDMLNKKAK; encoded by the coding sequence ATGAAAAAAGCGACTTTCTTAAGTGTCCTTCTTTGCAGCAGTTCTGTTTTAGCGCAGGTGCAAAAAGTCGATGTTCTAAAGGATCTCAGCGCCAAAAAAAGTGTGGACCTGTATCAATCCTCTGATAGGAAGCAAAAACTTTCTCCATTATCACAATTGAAAGATTATGAAATTCATTTGAAATGGTCTGAATGTTCAAGGCTGGCGCCCTCGGTTTTTTCCGCCCAAAAAGAATTGCGCGGGTGGGTGGCGCAAAGCTGGTTGCATTGTTTGACTCAAGAACAGAAAAAGAAACCGAATTTCGCGACAGTCGAAAAAGCTTTAACTGCTATGTCTGCGCATAAGAATCTTTTTCAAGAGGGCCCCTGGGCCGATCAAGTGGCGGAAAATTGGGTGAGTCTGCGTCTTTCCTATCTTACGGATCAAGTGGAAAAGAAAAATCAAAAGGCGGGTCCGCAGCTAGAAGATCTTCTAGGAGGCGGGCTTAAACTCAATAAAGAACAAAAATCCCTGATCTTTCAATTGTTGGCCGACCTGGCGATGTTGAAAGTGAATTACACCGAAGCCCAGTTTTTATATGAAGAGGCGCAAGACCAGAAGGATTCCAAATACCTTCAAGAGAAAATCGAATTCTTATTAAAGGCCAAAGGGGATCTAACAGAAAAGGCACCGACGCTGGCTGGCAGCGAAGTGCTGACGGAAGAAGTAAAAATTGAAGAGCGTTTGCGCCAATCACTCAAACAGAATGATTCGATTTCCGCTTTAAAAGATGCCGTGCTCATTCTTAATCAGTATCCAGGCAGTCGTTCGGCGAAAAGACTGAAAGACAAGCCTTTGGAGATCTATAACTCTCTTTCTGAAAAGCTCGCGAAGATCAAGGCGCTAGATGAAATGGAAGAGGCCGACGGAACGCGATTGATTGAATGGGCGCAGTTCCTACACCGTCGTGGCGATTTCAGCGGCTCTATGTCGCTTGCGCAAAAAGCCTTGCAGAAAAATCCTGGGGCCACTCAGTCTACAAGCGCTCTTTGGATTGTCGGAAGATCCGCCCATTTCTTGGGACAGTATGATCGCGCCCTTGAAACTTATAATTCCTTGATGTCTTACCACAATGGATCTGATGAAGCTGCCGAAGCCATGTTCCGGTCTGCGTTGATTCATTTCCGTCGCAAAGATTATTCTTCAGCCAGCGCTCTTTTAGAGAAACTTCTTTTACAAAATCGCGATCGTTACGATCTGAATGCGCAACACTGGTTGGTGCGCAGCCTTCAGGAAACAAATCCAGAACGGGCAAAGCAAGCCGCGGCTGAGCTTATCGAAAAATATCCTTTTTCATACTATGGCCTTCGTTTGAAAGCGGAGGCGCAAAATGGAAAGCTCACTTGGCCTGAGTTCAAGGACAAAGCTCCGAAGTTGCAAAGTGAGTTATTCTTGGCGGGTCCACAAAGAAAAATGTGGCAGCGGTTTAAAACTCTTTCCGATGCCGGATGGTTGATTGAAGCGCAAACCGAGTTGGAAGGTTTACCGTTTATCAAAGATCCCACTCTTAAAATGGCGTTGGCAGAAAAGCTCTCGGAGCGACGGCAGTACATGACAGCGATTCGCTTCGTCGGCTCCGCGATGGATGCAGATCCTAGATTGCGTCGCGAGCAATTTGTGAAGCTGGGGTATCCGCAAGTGTATGCATCCCTGTATCAAGCTGAAGCAGAACGCTATGGTATCCACATCAATTTGTTGCGCAGTCTGACTCGCCAAGAGAGTGCTTTTAATCTTCAAGCGGTATCAACATCGAACGCTCTGGGGTTGATGCAGATGATTCCACCGACGGCTCAGGAAGTTTCAAAAAAACTCGGGATGAAAGTCGAGCTTCCAGAGGATATGTTCCGCCCCGAAGTGAATATACCGATGGGATCTTTCTATATTTCCCAGATGTTGGACCAGTTTGAGAGAAACGTGCCCTTCGCCTTAGCTGCGTATAATGCGGGACCCCACCGTTTGAAGACGTGGATGGAGGGCCGCACAGAGATCACGGAGCTTGTTTCTCAGAGTGCAGGCAGTGTTCGTGACGAGATTTGGTTTGATGAGCTTCCCTGGACGGAAACAAGCTTCTACGTGAAAGCCATTCTGCGTAATATTTTGCTCTATAGTCTCGTCGAGGACGGCAGTTTCACTCTGAAACCAGTACTATGGCAGGATATGCTGAATAAAAAGGCAAAATAA